The DNA window ATCTAAGTATAATTCCGAAATTTGTTAAGTTGTGTAGTTAGTCACAATTTACCCGAGTGGAGTagttcttatatattttcgtaattaaaaatacaaagcTTAAAGAGACAGCGTCAAAGGTGCaccattttaaaattaaacttgAGGCTAAACAGATTGCAATGCTCTTCTTAGTGATGTAAATAGAATTTGGGTTTTTATAAGTATTCCGTTTGGCAGCAAAAAATCTCCGAAACTGGAACATATGGTCTGCATTGATTGAAAATACAATTTGCTGACTATTCTTGGTCAAAGAATGTGCAAATGTTTGATTATGTCAGACACTTTGGCATAGCatagaaattgaaaatatcatatcaaatattattgtttaaatgTTCGATCTTTAAGGGTAATCATTGTATGAGATTACGCCCAAGagaaacatttttcattttgattagTACAGTTTTTAGCTATGTCAAATTGTAACAGAGAAGATTTTCTTGATGGCTCGGAATTTAATTTCCGAAATGTGGGGCGAAAACTTTCCATGGAATACGCTTAAGCCCAAATGGCCTCAAATGTAACTGGCTGGATATTCCTGGGCTTTAATGGAGCAACCACCCAGATACATCTGAGGCGAATAGCGTATTGCAGGGAAAGTATGGAGTTAACTGGAGTATCACTAAGATATGCACTGGAATCCGTGTCGCCTGCTGACTAGGCTAGTACTTAAAACTTCCCTGGGAACCATTTACACGGATCTTAGGACTAGACCTAACTTTCTACGCGTAGATATCTACAATCACTTGGTATTTGTACAATCAGGAACAACAGTGGTTAACCTAAAGCTAATGAAACTCTCTAACACGCCTCTCGTCCAGGCTAATTGAAGCAGTAGGCAAACTGCGAGTTGCCCGCGGCGTTCCGATGGGGATTATACGCTTGCATTATCGTATCCATCGTGCATTGATATTGGTTCGATTCGCCCATGGACACGCCCCCCATCCCGAGGGGCGGCTGAGGGCCTTGTGGGGGCGAAGGCTTGCCAAATTTGGCAAATGCCGCTCCACGATTTCCGGTTCCTGCTAAGGCTCTTATTCCGGTGCTCATGTCGTCGCTGCTGCCATCGTCGCAGCTCTTGTCCAGACCCTTCAAAGGCTCCAAGATCTACGGAGAGAGATGACGTACTTAGAACATGAATACattcaattgaaattgctAAATTATGGTTACAATTTATAGCTACAAATGTTCATCAGCATATGAGTCTGTTTTCaccattaaaatttataaatcatTTTTCTGGTCAAAGAAATGCTATATCTTTAAAACTTTCAAAAATGCTGTCTAATttagaaaacaaaaactttataagtaaaatgttaaatattgGATTACTCCCAAATCTCATCAATCAGAAAGAGTAGTACTTTCAGAACCGGTGGACAATATACTATAACATCTCTAACAGGACACTTTACAAAGCTTAAAGCTTCGATTTAAAAACGCCACACTCAGTATAAAGATATCAGATAAGGTTATGCCTGACCTGTAGCGTTGTCTTCTTGCTCGTTCCGTCGTCCATGTCGTCGGCCGCCTCCGTCTCGCCAACGGCGATGGCGCAGGGTCCGCCGATGCCGATGCCACACAGACTCGGACTTTCGTCATTTTTGGGTGTTAATGGCTCGTAGACCTCGGAGCCCGGCGAGGCAGCGCCTCGGGCCACAGCGGATGCCGATGCAGTGGCGCCAGACATGGCCGATCGCATGTAGTACGAGCTGTTGAAGTTGTAGTCGGCCTCCGGTTCGTCCTTGACCAGGACACGGCAGGCGCTGGCTTGCTTTTGCTGGAAGTCAAAGTGATggtattgctgctgctgagcctgttgttgctgctgctgctgcatctggtGCGGCACGTGGTTGCTCTGGTGGTgtagttgctgctggtggtgatggacctgctgctgctggaagaACTGGTTGCCATTGGCATTGGTCGACCCAGGTCCTGGTCCCCCTCCGGAGGGATACTGCATGTGCATGTGACGATTGGCCTGGGCGTGATTGTGGCCTCCATTGTAGTTGTAGTAGGCGTTGAAGGACTCGCTGTAGTGCTCCGTCATGTGTGCAGTGGGCGTCGAGGGCGTGGGCGACGGAGTCAATGCGTTGGGTGTGGCTCCTCCGCCCAAGCTAAGAGTCTGCAAGCTGGGGGGATCACCATCGCTTTGTTTCATACCCGGCGAGAGAGGCATCCCCTCGTAGGACTGGTCCTTGTGCTGATCCGATTGGATCTTGTGACGACGCCGACGGTTCTTGAACCAGATCTTCACCTGGGCTGTGCCCAGTGCCAGTTTCGCTGACAGATCCGCCAGTCGGGGTGCTGTGAGGTATCGTCCCTGCAAAAAGTGCTGCTCCAGCTCTGCTATTTGAGAGCTGGTAAAGGTGGTGCGGGTGCGACGTGGTCGCCGCATCACCAGGGAGTCGGGCAGCTCCTCTGGGGGATAGACATCCGATAAGACGATGGCTGACATTGTTGGCTTTGAGCTCACCTGGCTTGGGCATCTGGTTGGGCAGATACGGGCGTATGTAGTTGTAGTTTATCGCTCCCGTTCGCTCATCGAAAAGCTTCAAAGAATCAAAGGGTACACTGTCTTCATATAAAAACGTGAAAGGACGATTCGCTTCGGGGACCGAAGCTTGCAATATTAC is part of the Drosophila sechellia strain sech25 chromosome 3R, ASM438219v1, whole genome shotgun sequence genome and encodes:
- the LOC6614158 gene encoding homeotic protein bicoid isoform X1; protein product: MAQPPPDQNFYHHPLPHSHTHPHPHSHPHPHHQHPQLQLPPQFRNPFDLLFDERTGAINYNYIRPYLPNQMPKPEELPDSLVMRRPRRTRTTFTSSQIAELEQHFLQGRYLTAPRLADLSAKLALGTAQVKIWFKNRRRRHKIQSDQHKDQSYEGMPLSPGMKQSDGDPPSLQTLSLGGGATPNALTPSPTPSTPTAHMTEHYSESFNAYYNYNGGHNHAQANRHMHMQYPSGGGPGPGSTNANGNQFFQQQQVHHHQQQLHHQSNHVPHQMQQQQQQQAQQQQYHHFDFQQKQASACRVLVKDEPEADYNFNSSYYMRSAMSGATASASAVARGAASPGSEVYEPLTPKNDESPSLCGIGIGGPCAIAVGETEAADDMDDGTSKKTTLQILEPLKGLDKSCDDGSSDDMSTGIRALAGTGNRGAAFAKFGKPSPPQGPQPPLGMGGVSMGESNQYQCTMDTIMQAYNPHRNAAGNSQFAYCFN
- the LOC6614158 gene encoding homeotic protein bicoid isoform X2, which gives rise to MPKPEELPDSLVMRRPRRTRTTFTSSQIAELEQHFLQGRYLTAPRLADLSAKLALGTAQVKIWFKNRRRRHKIQSDQHKDQSYEGMPLSPGMKQSDGDPPSLQTLSLGGGATPNALTPSPTPSTPTAHMTEHYSESFNAYYNYNGGHNHAQANRHMHMQYPSGGGPGPGSTNANGNQFFQQQQVHHHQQQLHHQSNHVPHQMQQQQQQQAQQQQYHHFDFQQKQASACRVLVKDEPEADYNFNSSYYMRSAMSGATASASAVARGAASPGSEVYEPLTPKNDESPSLCGIGIGGPCAIAVGETEAADDMDDGTSKKTTLQILEPLKGLDKSCDDGSSDDMSTGIRALAGTGNRGAAFAKFGKPSPPQGPQPPLGMGGVSMGESNQYQCTMDTIMQAYNPHRNAAGNSQFAYCFN